One Podarcis raffonei isolate rPodRaf1 chromosome 18, rPodRaf1.pri, whole genome shotgun sequence genomic window carries:
- the ELAVL1 gene encoding ELAV-like protein 1 — translation MSNGYEDHMAEDCRDDIGRTNLIVNYLPQNMTQDELRSLFCSIGEVESAKLIRDKVAGHSLGYGFVNYVTAKDAERAINTLNGLRLQSKTIKVSYARPSSEVIKDANLYISGLPRTMTQKDVEDMFSRFGRIINSRVLVDQTTGLSRGVAFIRFDKRSEAEEAISNFNGHKPPGSSEPITVKFAANPNQNKNVALLSQLYHSPARRFGGPVHHQAQRFRFSPMGVDHMSGLSGVNVPGNSSSGWCIFIYNLGQDADEGILWQMFGPFGAVTNVKVIRDFNTNKCKGFGFVTMTNYEEAAMAIASLNGYRLGDKILQVSFKTNKSHK, via the exons ATGTCTAATGGTTATGAAGATCACATGGCTGAAGACTGCAGGGACGATATCGGGAGGACAAACTTAATTGTGAACTACCTTCCTCAGAACATGACCCAGGATGAATTACGGAGCCTGTTCTGCAGCATTGGGGAAGTTGAATCCGCCAAGCTTATTCGAGACAAAGTGGcag GTCACAGCTTGGGTTACGGCTTTGTGAACTACGTCACAGCGAAAGATGCCGAAAGAGCCATAAACACGCTGAATGGCTTGCGACTCCAGTCCAAAACTATCAAG gtTTCATATGCCCGCCCAAGCTCTGAGGTTATCAAAGACGCAAACCTGTACATTAGCGGACTGCCGCGGACAATGACACAGAAAGATGTTGAGGACATGTTTTCACGGTTTGGACGCATTATCAACTCGCGCGTGCTGGTTGACCAAACTACAG GTCTGTCCAGAGGGGTGGCGTTCATCCGGTTCGACAAGCGCTCGGAAGCCGAAGAGGCCATTTCGAACTTCAACGGCCACAAGCCCCCCGGCTCCTCCGAACCGATCACGGTGAAGTTCGCCGCCAACCCCAACCAGAACAAAAACGTAGCACTGCTGTCGCAGCTGTACCACTCCCCGGCCAGACGGTTCGGGGGCCCCGTCCACCACCAGGCTCAGAGATTCAG GTTCTCTCCTATGGGTGTAGATCACATGAGTGGGCTTTCTGGTGTAAATGTCCCAGGAAACTCCTCTTCGGGATGGTGCATCTTCATCTACAACCTCGGCCAAGATGCCGATGAGGGAATCCTCTGGCAGATGTTTGGCCCCTTTGGCGCGGTGACTAATGTCAAAGTCATCCGCGACTTCAACACCAACAAGTGCAAAGGCTTTGGCTTTGTGACAATGACAAACTATGAAGAAGCCGCCATGGCCATAGCGAGTCTTAACGGCTACCGGCTGGGGGACAAAATCTTGCAGGTTTCCTTCAAAACCAACAAATCCCACAAATAA